The proteins below come from a single Paracoccus sp. SCSIO 75233 genomic window:
- a CDS encoding amino acid adenylation domain-containing protein, with translation MTLSNDGGENVTINTTFSGPADSGERGEPPSTLHRLTEAQEGLWYAQALDPANPILNTGQYLEMTGPLDTDALVEAVRLTTEEAQALHLRFRQTPDGPVQWCDPGPLALSVEDLTHCDEPWREALTRMETDSERPLDLAREPVAAFTLFRLGAQHHLLYERIHHLAIDGYGMVLVTNQIAAHYNALIGSGKAPMPFPAYGEVLNDDSKWRSADRREAARLWWHDRLSDMAEVTGPAGPQAVTARHFLRESRWLPEKLLERLNLFAKQGGQNWADVLTSLTAAYLARWTGGSITVGLPFMARLGRPIARIPCMAMNVLPQKVAPDEDRLTADFLSELADDMRQARRHGLYRSEYLRRELGLIGGARRLYGPLVNVQPFDRPPQFAGLKVALHILGAGAVDDLTLTFRGDPEAGILFEVDANPDLYSKPDVAGHSLRLPEFLLGALSSDRLAEIPTASPAEIATLEKQVAAARHPLPDTTLPELIETRMRATPEATALQFGGTKLSYAQLDQRSAALAHRLMQTGAGPDRIVAVALERSVELVVALVAILRAGAAYLPLDPEHPPDRLSGIIGQAKPVTVLTSPDLAAKLPRDAAMLMTDDWPRTGGNSVRPAPSDLAYVIFTSGSTGAPKGVAVEHGAIVNRLLWMASHYRIRPDDRILQKTPASFDVSVWEFFLPLITGATLVISPPAAHRDPRMHAELIRRHDITTIHFVPSMLSAFLAAPESEGLSLRRVFCSGEELTADLRNRFHRRIGAELHNLYGPTEAAVDVSYWPATPVDASNPVPIGWPVWNTRLSVLDDRMRPQPPGLAGNLYLGGAQLARGYLGRDDLTAERFIPDPADPHQRLYATGDVARQRHDGAVVFLGRSDHQVKIRGLRIELGEIEAAIMGTGLARETVVLAREDRHGDRKLVAYLIPDGDYHAGKLAQALAARLPAYMVPVAEIAMDVMPVTPNGKLDRKALPEPSFRASGRAAETASEELLARLFAEILHLPEPATAESDFFALGGDSLTAVRLILRIEEETGAKPGLGTVFEAPVLQDMADALARGVVADGLGPLIRLADGNPDAPPLFIVHPAGGLSWGYRHLARGIAPGRPVWGIQHPGLDPDVEMPPSLTALARHYASLVEEKASSGPVHLLGWSVGGIIAHAMATELESRGRAVGLVALLDSYPAEAWRSEPEPDAMAALRALLAIAGHDPEAHRDLDTREKVLAFLKRGDTALGALPDRVLDGVVRVVTDTNRLVRGHHHAVFSGRLTHIRAGLDHKDRDLSSDMWLPHAAYVEQLSVPFLHAETTSPDASDQIAEIIAARMV, from the coding sequence GTGACGCTCTCCAATGACGGTGGCGAAAACGTGACGATAAACACCACCTTTTCCGGTCCCGCTGATTCCGGCGAACGAGGCGAACCGCCCTCAACCCTGCACCGCCTTACGGAAGCGCAGGAGGGGCTGTGGTATGCGCAAGCGCTCGATCCCGCCAATCCGATCTTGAATACCGGGCAATATCTCGAAATGACCGGGCCGCTCGACACGGATGCGCTGGTCGAGGCGGTCCGGCTGACGACGGAAGAGGCGCAGGCCCTGCATCTGCGTTTTCGGCAGACCCCGGACGGGCCGGTTCAGTGGTGCGATCCCGGACCGTTGGCACTTTCTGTCGAGGATCTGACGCATTGCGATGAACCCTGGCGCGAAGCCCTGACCCGGATGGAAACCGACAGCGAGCGTCCGCTTGATCTGGCGCGTGAACCGGTTGCGGCGTTTACCCTGTTCCGCCTCGGCGCGCAGCATCACCTGCTTTACGAGCGTATTCATCATCTGGCCATTGACGGTTACGGAATGGTGCTGGTGACCAACCAGATCGCGGCTCATTACAATGCGCTGATCGGGTCGGGTAAGGCACCAATGCCCTTTCCTGCATACGGGGAAGTGCTGAACGATGACAGCAAATGGCGCAGTGCGGACAGACGGGAGGCCGCGCGCCTCTGGTGGCACGACAGGCTGAGCGACATGGCCGAAGTCACCGGCCCTGCAGGTCCGCAGGCGGTCACCGCCAGGCATTTCCTGCGCGAAAGCCGCTGGCTACCGGAGAAGCTGCTGGAACGGCTCAACCTCTTTGCAAAGCAAGGGGGGCAGAACTGGGCGGATGTGCTGACCAGTCTGACGGCGGCTTATCTGGCGCGCTGGACCGGGGGCAGCATCACCGTTGGATTGCCCTTCATGGCCCGGCTTGGCAGGCCGATTGCACGGATCCCCTGCATGGCGATGAACGTGCTGCCGCAGAAGGTGGCACCGGATGAAGACCGCCTGACGGCTGATTTTCTTTCAGAGCTAGCTGACGACATGCGACAGGCCCGCCGGCACGGTCTCTATCGCAGCGAATATCTGCGGCGTGAACTGGGCCTGATCGGCGGCGCGCGACGGCTCTACGGGCCGCTTGTCAATGTTCAGCCATTCGACAGACCGCCGCAATTCGCCGGGTTGAAGGTCGCGCTGCATATCCTCGGCGCGGGTGCGGTCGATGATCTGACGCTGACGTTTCGCGGCGATCCGGAGGCTGGTATTTTGTTCGAGGTCGATGCCAATCCTGATCTTTACAGCAAGCCGGACGTCGCCGGTCATTCCTTGCGGCTGCCAGAGTTTCTGCTGGGCGCGCTTTCTTCCGACAGGCTTGCAGAAATTCCCACGGCCAGCCCGGCAGAAATTGCGACGCTTGAAAAACAGGTCGCTGCGGCGCGTCATCCGTTGCCTGATACGACGCTGCCAGAACTGATCGAAACCCGGATGAGGGCCACGCCAGAAGCAACCGCGCTTCAATTCGGCGGCACAAAGCTCAGCTATGCGCAGCTTGATCAGCGCAGCGCAGCACTTGCCCATCGGTTGATGCAGACGGGTGCGGGGCCGGATCGGATCGTGGCGGTGGCGTTGGAACGCTCGGTTGAACTGGTAGTGGCCTTGGTTGCCATTCTGCGCGCGGGCGCGGCCTATCTGCCGCTTGATCCTGAACATCCGCCGGACAGGTTGTCGGGGATCATCGGGCAGGCCAAGCCGGTGACGGTGCTGACAAGCCCCGATCTGGCCGCGAAACTGCCCCGCGACGCGGCAATGCTGATGACCGATGATTGGCCACGCACGGGCGGCAACAGCGTCAGGCCTGCCCCCTCCGATCTGGCCTATGTCATCTTCACCTCTGGCTCGACCGGCGCGCCGAAAGGGGTTGCTGTCGAACATGGCGCGATTGTGAACCGGCTGCTTTGGATGGCTTCGCATTACCGGATCAGGCCGGATGACCGCATCCTGCAAAAGACGCCCGCGAGTTTCGATGTGTCAGTCTGGGAATTTTTCCTGCCACTCATAACGGGTGCCACGCTGGTCATCTCGCCGCCCGCTGCGCATCGCGATCCGAGGATGCATGCTGAGTTGATAAGGCGGCACGATATCACGACCATTCATTTCGTCCCCTCGATGCTGTCGGCCTTTCTGGCCGCGCCGGAAAGCGAAGGTCTGTCGCTGCGGCGTGTGTTCTGCTCGGGCGAGGAGCTTACAGCCGATTTGCGCAACCGGTTTCACCGGCGTATCGGGGCGGAGCTGCACAATCTGTATGGACCGACCGAAGCGGCGGTCGATGTCAGCTACTGGCCCGCCACGCCGGTAGATGCGTCGAACCCAGTGCCGATCGGCTGGCCGGTGTGGAACACCCGGCTTTCGGTGCTGGACGACCGGATGCGCCCTCAACCGCCCGGCCTTGCGGGTAATCTCTATCTGGGCGGCGCGCAGCTTGCGCGGGGTTATCTTGGCCGAGATGATCTGACTGCCGAGCGGTTCATCCCCGATCCAGCCGACCCGCATCAACGCTTATATGCAACCGGCGATGTGGCAAGGCAGCGCCATGACGGTGCGGTCGTGTTTCTTGGCCGCAGCGATCATCAGGTCAAGATTCGCGGCCTCCGCATCGAACTGGGCGAGATCGAGGCGGCGATCATGGGAACCGGCCTCGCCCGGGAAACGGTGGTGCTGGCCCGGGAGGATCGGCACGGCGACAGGAAGCTGGTCGCCTATCTGATCCCTGACGGCGATTACCACGCCGGAAAGCTGGCTCAGGCGCTTGCAGCGAGGCTGCCTGCCTATATGGTTCCCGTGGCTGAAATCGCGATGGATGTCATGCCGGTGACGCCAAACGGCAAGCTGGATCGCAAAGCCCTGCCGGAGCCGTCCTTCCGTGCCAGCGGTCGCGCCGCCGAAACGGCAAGCGAGGAATTGCTGGCGCGGCTTTTTGCCGAAATTCTTCACCTGCCCGAACCTGCCACGGCGGAATCGGATTTCTTTGCGCTTGGAGGCGACTCACTAACGGCGGTCCGGCTGATCCTGCGGATCGAAGAGGAAACCGGCGCGAAACCCGGCCTCGGCACGGTGTTTGAAGCACCCGTGCTGCAAGATATGGCTGACGCATTGGCGCGCGGCGTGGTGGCAGACGGGCTCGGCCCGCTGATCAGGCTTGCCGATGGAAACCCGGACGCGCCGCCGCTGTTCATCGTCCATCCTGCCGGCGGACTGTCCTGGGGCTATCGCCATCTTGCCCGCGGGATCGCGCCCGGTCGGCCTGTCTGGGGGATCCAGCATCCGGGGCTTGATCCGGACGTGGAAATGCCGCCGAGCCTGACCGCATTGGCACGCCACTATGCGTCGCTGGTGGAGGAGAAGGCGTCAAGCGGCCCGGTCCATCTTCTCGGCTGGTCTGTCGGCGGAATTATCGCCCATGCGATGGCGACCGAGCTGGAATCGCGCGGCCGCGCCGTCGGGCTGGTCGCGCTGCTGGACAGCTATCCGGCCGAAGCCTGGCGGTCCGAGCCGGAACCTGACGCGATGGCAGCGCTTCGTGCGCTTCTGGCCATCGCCGGTCATGACCCGGAGGCGCATCGCGACCTGGACACGCGCGAAAAGGTTCTGGCGTTTCTGAAGCGGGGCGATACCGCGCTTGGTGCGCTGCCTGACCGCGTGCTGGACGGGGTTGTGCGTGTTGTAACCGACACCAACCGTCTTGTCCGGGGTCATCATCACGCCGTATTTTCCGGGCGGCTGACCCATATCCGCGCCGGTCTTGACCACAAGGACCGTGATCTGAGCAGCGATATGTGGCTGCCTCATGCCGCGTATGTCGAGCAGCTTTCCGTGCCTTTCCTGCACGCAGAGACGACCTCGCCGGACGCCTCGGACCAGATCGCAGAAATTATCGCGGCAAGGATGGTTTAA
- a CDS encoding class I SAM-dependent methyltransferase, whose translation MTGDYLQNVVYPAFFHREQSPLWLSAVSEALGRPAPARDGSWCELGCGQGFGVAVLAAANPAMRFVGIDLNPQHIAMAKARADAAGLENVTFICADLTDPGAVEGAFDFVVCHGVLSWVPDRVRSAIAATSAGVLNPRGLAALHYMSEPGGAAFRAFHAVFRAVADRPDPIAEGLALLQAMRKAKAGFFQLHPHAEKTLDTLLDERPAYLAHEYLNPNFTPLGFAEVHGLMSQHGLRWLGSAKPIENIDAVSLPEAAAKSILPIKDVVLRETMKDMARNQPLRYDLFGKPAEPASDKAHLQMLRDREWTLLPDAPPAGALRFETTIGPVQGDAAIFGPLLDALKKESLRFDRLEQIAPFKGRPGLLNQALQMALWAGIAHPWVSKPEIQPAARLNRLLLKEAEAGHDVPALAAPAIGSALAVTPKRLDELRLGLGGSRLRKLLCLNELK comes from the coding sequence ATGACCGGGGATTATCTTCAGAACGTCGTCTATCCGGCATTCTTCCACAGGGAGCAGTCACCCCTGTGGCTTTCGGCTGTAAGCGAGGCGCTCGGTCGGCCCGCTCCGGCACGCGACGGAAGCTGGTGTGAGCTTGGATGCGGGCAGGGTTTCGGGGTTGCTGTGCTGGCGGCTGCCAATCCGGCGATGCGCTTTGTCGGGATCGACCTCAACCCTCAGCATATCGCGATGGCAAAGGCCCGCGCCGATGCTGCCGGGCTGGAGAACGTCACCTTCATCTGCGCCGACCTGACCGATCCGGGCGCGGTTGAGGGCGCTTTCGATTTCGTCGTCTGCCACGGCGTCCTGTCATGGGTGCCGGACCGCGTGCGTAGCGCCATAGCCGCGACCTCTGCGGGCGTTCTGAACCCTCGGGGCCTCGCCGCCTTGCATTACATGAGCGAGCCGGGCGGGGCCGCATTCCGCGCCTTTCATGCCGTGTTCCGTGCCGTGGCGGACAGGCCCGATCCGATTGCCGAAGGGCTGGCGCTGCTTCAGGCCATGCGCAAGGCGAAGGCCGGTTTCTTCCAGTTGCATCCTCATGCAGAGAAAACGCTGGATACACTGCTGGATGAGCGTCCAGCCTATCTGGCGCATGAATATCTGAACCCGAATTTCACGCCGCTCGGCTTTGCTGAAGTTCACGGCCTGATGTCGCAGCATGGTTTGCGCTGGCTGGGCAGTGCGAAGCCGATTGAGAATATCGACGCCGTCTCGCTGCCCGAGGCCGCCGCCAAGTCCATTCTACCGATCAAGGATGTCGTCCTTCGCGAGACCATGAAGGACATGGCCAGAAATCAGCCCTTGCGGTACGATCTCTTTGGAAAACCCGCGGAACCGGCGAGCGATAAGGCGCATTTGCAGATGCTGCGTGACCGCGAATGGACGCTGCTGCCCGATGCGCCCCCTGCGGGCGCGTTACGGTTCGAGACCACCATCGGCCCTGTTCAGGGCGATGCCGCAATTTTCGGGCCGCTTCTGGATGCTCTCAAGAAGGAATCGCTGCGTTTTGATCGCCTTGAGCAGATCGCGCCGTTCAAGGGGCGACCCGGTCTGCTGAATCAGGCATTGCAGATGGCACTCTGGGCAGGGATCGCTCATCCTTGGGTGAGTAAGCCTGAGATCCAGCCAGCCGCGCGGCTGAACCGGCTGCTGTTGAAAGAGGCCGAGGCGGGACATGACGTCCCCGCACTCGCCGCCCCGGCGATTGGGTCCGCCCTTGCCGTCACCCCGAAAAGGCTCGACGAACTCAGGCTGGGGCTGGGGGGATCAAGGCTGCGCAAGTTGCTATGCCTGAACGAATTAAAATAG
- a CDS encoding FepA family TonB-dependent siderophore receptor codes for MFTAKQKLRTTTALGLLLSGMSVSALAQEVAAPGDAIVLDTIVLTAEEQALQALGVSNITEADLEKRPVTNDISEAVRRQPGVNLTGATATGQRGNQRQIDIRGMGPENTLILIDGKPVLSRNSVKMSRGGERDTRGDSNWVPAELVERIEVIRGPAAARYGSGASGGVVNIITKRPDTFMGQLGAHLEFPESDKEGATKRTNFMIAGPAGERLTFRLFGNYNKTDADEPDINPTRPNIDPDSGAVLEDDPALAGNEGVVNKDIGALLTWNAAPGHEIDFEANFSRQGNIYAGDSRNGSVQEDVGDQNLIGTETNRMYRRTLAMTHRGEYGFGESNSYLQWEQTDNTRLCAGTAGGVEDNITQCIDTDGDGENDATAFSTITLDNISAKTEWILPMTLAGRDSRVTLGADYRGEFLDDAISIRGGLNEDLAAQLGIPSEGADRDPKTEQNTIGIYAEANIEWTDQLTLTPALRYDHNDNFGGNLSPSLNATYDFNDEWSMKVGIARAFKAPNLYQLNPNYVYVTRGMGCPYVAGERLSGPCYVLGNPDLEPETSFNKEIGVAYTGLNDVNASLTYFHNDYDNRIGSGFVQENTGAVENRLFRWENQPDAVISGLEGNFATPIGSQFAFNANFTKMIKSENGDGQPLSLVPDYTINAALDWYATPDLTFTLSATHYGEIEAASVNSTTKSEFEETTTRDPYTLVNLGAVWDINENSRVAGGVSNVFDKTILRTDSGGGANTYNEPGRAFYLSLKQSF; via the coding sequence ATGTTCACCGCCAAACAGAAATTACGGACAACGACTGCGCTTGGACTGCTGCTGAGCGGCATGTCTGTTTCTGCACTGGCGCAGGAGGTCGCCGCGCCGGGGGATGCTATCGTGCTCGACACGATTGTCCTGACGGCCGAAGAACAGGCTTTGCAGGCGCTCGGCGTGTCGAATATTACCGAGGCAGACCTTGAGAAACGCCCTGTCACCAATGATATTTCCGAGGCTGTGCGCAGGCAGCCGGGTGTAAACCTGACCGGCGCAACAGCAACCGGACAAAGGGGAAACCAGCGACAGATCGACATTCGCGGTATGGGTCCGGAGAACACGCTGATCCTGATCGACGGCAAGCCGGTGCTGTCGCGCAATTCGGTCAAGATGAGCCGTGGTGGCGAGCGCGACACGCGCGGGGATTCGAACTGGGTGCCGGCAGAACTGGTTGAGCGGATCGAGGTCATTCGCGGACCCGCAGCAGCACGTTACGGATCGGGCGCATCGGGTGGCGTCGTGAATATTATCACCAAGCGTCCCGATACGTTCATGGGACAGCTGGGCGCGCATCTGGAGTTTCCCGAAAGCGACAAGGAAGGCGCGACCAAACGCACGAATTTCATGATCGCGGGACCGGCCGGAGAGCGGCTGACGTTCCGGCTGTTCGGCAACTATAACAAAACGGACGCGGACGAGCCGGACATCAATCCGACGCGCCCCAATATCGATCCGGACAGCGGCGCGGTGCTGGAGGACGATCCGGCGCTGGCCGGGAACGAGGGTGTCGTCAACAAGGATATCGGTGCGCTTCTGACCTGGAATGCCGCGCCGGGGCATGAAATTGATTTCGAGGCGAATTTTTCGCGTCAGGGCAATATATACGCGGGCGACTCGCGCAACGGCAGCGTTCAGGAAGATGTGGGCGATCAGAATCTGATCGGCACCGAAACCAACCGCATGTATCGGCGCACGCTGGCGATGACGCATCGGGGCGAATATGGTTTCGGTGAATCGAACAGCTATCTGCAATGGGAGCAGACCGACAATACGCGTCTCTGCGCCGGTACGGCAGGCGGCGTCGAAGACAATATCACCCAATGCATTGATACTGACGGTGACGGCGAAAATGACGCGACGGCGTTCAGCACGATCACGCTGGACAATATCTCGGCCAAGACGGAATGGATTTTGCCGATGACACTTGCGGGCCGCGACAGCCGCGTGACCTTGGGTGCCGATTATCGCGGCGAATTTCTGGACGACGCAATCTCGATCCGTGGCGGGCTGAACGAGGATCTGGCAGCACAGCTTGGCATCCCGTCCGAGGGCGCGGACCGCGACCCCAAGACCGAGCAGAACACCATCGGGATCTATGCCGAAGCCAATATCGAGTGGACCGACCAGCTTACGCTGACGCCCGCGCTGCGTTACGACCACAACGACAATTTCGGCGGCAATCTGTCGCCAAGCCTCAACGCCACCTATGATTTCAACGATGAATGGTCGATGAAGGTGGGTATCGCGCGGGCGTTCAAGGCACCGAACCTGTATCAGCTCAACCCGAACTACGTCTATGTCACGCGAGGCATGGGCTGCCCCTATGTCGCCGGTGAGCGTCTGAGCGGTCCGTGCTATGTCCTCGGCAACCCGGATCTTGAGCCCGAGACCAGCTTCAACAAGGAAATCGGCGTGGCCTATACGGGGCTGAACGATGTCAATGCCAGCCTGACCTATTTCCACAACGACTACGACAACCGCATCGGCTCGGGCTTTGTTCAGGAAAACACCGGGGCTGTGGAAAACCGTCTGTTCCGTTGGGAAAACCAGCCCGATGCCGTCATCTCGGGTCTTGAGGGGAATTTCGCGACCCCGATCGGCAGCCAGTTCGCCTTCAACGCGAACTTCACCAAGATGATCAAGTCGGAAAATGGTGATGGCCAGCCGCTGAGCCTTGTGCCCGACTACACGATCAACGCGGCGCTCGACTGGTATGCGACACCTGATCTGACGTTTACCCTGTCAGCTACGCATTACGGTGAAATCGAAGCGGCAAGCGTTAATTCGACGACCAAGTCGGAATTTGAAGAGACGACGACCCGCGATCCTTATACGCTGGTCAATCTCGGCGCAGTCTGGGACATCAACGAAAACTCGCGCGTGGCCGGCGGTGTCTCCAACGTTTTCGACAAGACCATCCTCAGGACGGATTCCGGTGGCGGTGCGAATACATATAACGAACCCGGTCGGGCCTTCTACCTGTCTCTGAAACAGTCTTTCTGA
- a CDS encoding heme ABC transporter ATP-binding protein encodes MIEVCNVSLSVEGKLLLDDVSLTCRPGTVTALVGPNGAGKSTLLSVIAGDLVPDRGEVRLNGKPMKHYSVRDLAQIRAVFPQGSSIRFGYQVHEVVGMGRAFRDLPPDDDATVIDAAMTQAEIAHMAWRDAQTLSGGEQARTTFARVLVQECPVVLLDEPTAALDLRHQERVLSGAVELARNGATVLAVLHDLNLAAAHADRIVLMRNAAIAAEGTPWEVLTEELIGSVYRQDVCVMTHPRRACPVILTS; translated from the coding sequence GTGATTGAGGTATGCAATGTCAGCCTCAGCGTCGAAGGCAAGCTGCTGCTGGACGATGTCAGCCTGACCTGTCGGCCCGGCACTGTCACCGCTCTGGTCGGGCCGAACGGGGCCGGAAAGTCCACGCTTTTGTCGGTCATTGCCGGTGATCTCGTCCCCGATCGGGGTGAGGTCCGGCTGAACGGCAAGCCAATGAAGCACTACAGCGTGCGTGATCTGGCGCAGATCCGCGCCGTGTTTCCGCAAGGCTCCTCCATCCGCTTCGGCTATCAGGTGCATGAGGTCGTCGGCATGGGCCGCGCCTTTCGTGACCTGCCGCCTGATGATGACGCGACAGTGATTGATGCCGCCATGACGCAGGCGGAGATCGCACATATGGCGTGGCGCGATGCGCAGACGCTGTCCGGCGGCGAGCAGGCGCGGACCACCTTCGCCCGGGTTCTGGTGCAGGAATGCCCGGTTGTCCTGCTGGATGAACCGACCGCCGCGCTCGATCTGCGCCATCAGGAACGGGTTCTGAGCGGCGCTGTGGAACTGGCCCGGAACGGCGCAACGGTTCTGGCCGTGCTGCACGATCTGAACCTTGCGGCAGCGCATGCCGACCGGATTGTGCTGATGCGCAACGCCGCCATCGCGGCGGAGGGTACCCCGTGGGAGGTGTTGACCGAAGAGTTGATCGGCAGCGTCTACCGGCAGGATGTCTGCGTCATGACCCATCCGCGCCGTGCCTGCCCGGTCATCCTGACAAGCTGA
- a CDS encoding iron ABC transporter permease, with protein MTSIRSDFDASPVAPQRPADRTALIATLLAVFFVVTFLATIAIGPVSLNLSELAAALSSRFSGAELDADQALNAAVVWDLRLARSVTAIIVGASLATCGAAMQGLFGNPLADPGIVGVSSGASLGAIAVIVLQISAFGIWTLPIGAFAAGVATTFLIYGLARPGREGADSSRLLLVGIAVNAIGGAFAGYLTYLATADQLQTLTFWSMGSLSSAKWLTVGITIIPAIAGIALLMAWARPLDLLALGERQARHLGVDVKGLRRKLIFVTALLVAAAVSFNGTIGFVGLVVPHIFRLLIGPGHLKLIPFSAVGGGLLVMLADLAARTMDPPNEVPIGVIMGSLGGPFFLWMIWRGKARGAQS; from the coding sequence GTGACATCAATACGATCCGACTTCGATGCCTCACCCGTTGCGCCGCAGCGCCCGGCAGACCGGACCGCCCTCATCGCAACGCTGCTCGCAGTGTTCTTTGTGGTTACCTTTCTTGCGACAATCGCAATCGGGCCGGTTTCGCTGAACTTGAGCGAACTTGCGGCGGCCTTGTCTTCCCGATTTTCGGGGGCAGAGCTTGATGCGGATCAGGCGCTGAATGCCGCCGTGGTCTGGGACTTGCGGCTGGCGCGCAGCGTCACGGCCATCATTGTCGGTGCGAGCCTTGCGACCTGTGGGGCAGCGATGCAGGGGCTGTTCGGCAATCCGCTGGCCGATCCGGGCATTGTGGGCGTGTCTTCGGGCGCGTCACTGGGGGCGATTGCGGTCATCGTGCTCCAGATCTCGGCCTTCGGGATCTGGACGCTGCCGATTGGTGCATTTGCCGCCGGTGTGGCTACGACGTTTCTGATCTATGGCCTTGCCCGGCCCGGACGTGAGGGCGCCGACAGTTCGCGGCTGCTGCTGGTCGGGATCGCGGTCAATGCCATCGGCGGGGCCTTTGCCGGATATCTGACCTATCTGGCGACCGCCGATCAGCTTCAGACCCTGACCTTCTGGTCGATGGGGTCACTGTCTTCAGCGAAATGGCTGACCGTCGGGATTACCATTATTCCTGCGATTGCGGGTATTGCGCTGCTGATGGCGTGGGCGCGGCCGCTGGATCTGCTGGCGCTCGGCGAAAGACAAGCGCGGCATCTGGGTGTCGATGTAAAGGGCCTGCGGCGCAAGCTGATCTTTGTGACCGCGCTGCTGGTCGCCGCGGCGGTGTCGTTCAATGGCACCATCGGCTTCGTCGGGCTGGTCGTTCCGCATATCTTCCGGCTGCTGATCGGCCCCGGCCATCTCAAGCTGATCCCGTTTTCCGCAGTCGGAGGCGGGCTTCTGGTCATGCTGGCTGATCTGGCTGCGCGGACGATGGACCCGCCGAACGAGGTGCCTATCGGTGTCATCATGGGATCGCTCGGCGGGCCGTTCTTCCTGTGGATGATCTGGCGCGGCAAGGCTCGGGGGGCGCAATCGTGA
- a CDS encoding ABC transporter substrate-binding protein, translating into MFRVISAAFLVLLARPIMAETIDVTDRLAYPQLFEADQTGAGPRDLVLLGTDLVEIAVALGAADRILARPDAVDLPGIGDTPVKMRETAGVEGIAAMRPGVVVASNVRYERLLTGLDAIKIPTELIDRTLPATEKVTRMAALLGLKDRGDKLNEAILADYAQAETITRAERPLRILHASKQGAGGSFSAGGTGTAVHNLIRRVGAENAAADVGMDRYRSVTPEGVILMAPDVVIISAAELPMFGDPDQIWLNYPGLAHTPAGQNKRLIVMQELHVRADAASSGIATLALAEALAEMFP; encoded by the coding sequence ATGTTTCGCGTCATATCAGCCGCATTTCTGGTCCTGCTGGCCCGTCCCATCATGGCGGAAACCATCGACGTTACCGACCGGCTGGCCTATCCGCAGTTGTTTGAAGCTGACCAAACCGGCGCAGGCCCACGGGATCTGGTCCTTCTGGGCACCGATCTGGTTGAGATCGCGGTTGCGCTTGGCGCTGCGGATCGCATCCTCGCCCGCCCGGATGCGGTCGATCTGCCGGGGATCGGGGATACGCCGGTGAAGATGCGGGAGACTGCTGGGGTCGAAGGGATCGCCGCCATGCGGCCCGGCGTGGTGGTGGCTTCGAATGTAAGATATGAACGCCTGCTGACCGGCCTCGATGCCATCAAAATCCCGACCGAACTGATCGACCGGACCCTGCCTGCCACCGAGAAGGTCACGCGTATGGCCGCTTTGCTCGGGCTGAAGGACAGGGGTGATAAACTCAACGAAGCGATATTGGCCGATTATGCGCAGGCCGAAACCATAACGCGCGCGGAGCGTCCGCTGCGTATCCTCCACGCCTCGAAACAGGGGGCGGGCGGCAGTTTTTCTGCGGGCGGGACGGGAACGGCGGTGCATAATCTGATCCGCCGGGTCGGGGCAGAGAATGCCGCGGCGGATGTCGGCATGGACCGTTATCGCTCGGTCACGCCTGAAGGTGTCATTCTGATGGCCCCGGATGTGGTCATCATCTCGGCAGCGGAACTGCCGATGTTTGGCGATCCGGACCAGATCTGGCTGAACTATCCCGGGCTTGCGCATACGCCTGCCGGTCAGAACAAGCGGTTGATCGTCATGCAGGAATTACACGTCCGCGCCGATGCCGCCTCCAGCGGGATAGCTACACTGGCTTTGGCCGAGGCTTTGGCGGAGATGTTTCCGTGA